The proteins below come from a single Minwuia thermotolerans genomic window:
- a CDS encoding 6-hydroxynicotinate reductase: protein MNDQVVKKDGKIRCDACPVMCFIAEGKSGACDRYAVKDGELIRLDPLTIVSNVEAQGGRFVPFLDGAEDWDGEIIRTEDATITAIGAGTTYPDYKPAPFIVAKETEGVDMVTVVTEGIFSYCGAKVKIDTDRWLGPERNIVRVDGEPVGHVTTGEYGSQMFSLGGVHHLTGGGKKEGRVTCRTLMDLCNGEAVDMTVDGGAEVTVQAGRPPVVNGHAEERMRVGCGSATIGMFAKQWHGLVDEVVVVDDHITGVISEHQAGKVLGWEDTGIRIRGRKSTPGRYFQVAEPGTGWGGTDVTDPLTIVEGFNPKLAKPGQSMLMVSTTGEQWAYFILDEELKPVEHDLPESLRHSVELIEENCEPALCSVLFMGGAGGSLRAGVTENPVRLTRSVQQALTKVTCGGAPAYRWPGGGITVMVDVTAMPANSFGYVPTPAIVAPIEFTLRLDDYLELGGHGGEVKRLDEVVGRGGYRVEGRRP, encoded by the coding sequence ATGAATGACCAGGTGGTGAAGAAGGACGGCAAGATCCGCTGCGACGCCTGCCCGGTGATGTGCTTCATCGCAGAGGGCAAGTCCGGCGCCTGCGACCGCTACGCGGTGAAGGACGGCGAACTGATCCGCCTCGATCCGCTGACCATCGTCAGCAACGTCGAGGCCCAGGGCGGGCGGTTCGTACCCTTCCTGGACGGGGCCGAGGACTGGGACGGCGAGATCATCCGCACCGAAGACGCGACCATCACCGCCATCGGCGCGGGCACGACCTATCCGGACTACAAGCCCGCGCCCTTCATTGTCGCGAAGGAGACCGAGGGCGTCGACATGGTCACCGTCGTGACCGAAGGGATTTTCAGCTATTGCGGCGCCAAGGTGAAGATCGATACCGACCGCTGGCTGGGGCCGGAGCGGAACATTGTCCGCGTCGACGGCGAGCCCGTCGGCCATGTCACGACCGGCGAGTACGGCTCCCAGATGTTCTCGCTGGGCGGCGTCCATCATCTGACGGGCGGCGGCAAGAAGGAAGGCCGCGTCACCTGCCGCACGCTGATGGACCTCTGCAACGGCGAAGCGGTCGACATGACCGTCGACGGCGGCGCCGAGGTGACGGTGCAGGCGGGACGACCGCCGGTCGTCAATGGCCACGCCGAAGAGCGCATGCGCGTCGGCTGCGGGTCCGCCACCATCGGCATGTTCGCGAAGCAGTGGCATGGCCTGGTGGACGAGGTGGTCGTGGTCGACGACCACATCACCGGCGTTATCTCCGAGCACCAGGCCGGCAAGGTGCTTGGCTGGGAAGACACCGGCATCCGCATCCGCGGCCGCAAGTCGACGCCCGGCCGCTACTTCCAGGTGGCCGAGCCCGGCACCGGCTGGGGCGGCACCGACGTCACCGATCCGCTGACCATCGTCGAGGGCTTCAACCCGAAGCTCGCGAAGCCGGGTCAATCCATGCTCATGGTTTCCACCACCGGCGAGCAATGGGCCTATTTCATCCTCGACGAGGAGCTCAAGCCCGTCGAACACGACCTGCCGGAAAGTCTCCGCCATTCGGTCGAGCTGATCGAGGAGAACTGCGAACCGGCGCTCTGCTCGGTGCTGTTCATGGGCGGCGCCGGCGGCTCGCTGCGCGCGGGCGTCACCGAGAACCCCGTGCGGCTCACCCGCTCGGTGCAGCAGGCGCTGACGAAGGTCACCTGCGGCGGCGCGCCGGCCTATCGCTGGCCCGGCGGCGGCATCACGGTGATGGTCGACGTGACGGCGATGCCGGCGAACTCCTTCGGCTACGTCCCGACACCGGCCATCGTCGCGCCCATCGAGTTCACGCTGCGCCTGGACGATTACCTGGAGCTCGGCGGCCATGGCGGAGAAGTCAAACGCCTGGATGAGGTGGTCGGGCGCGGCGGCTACCGCGTGGAGGGGCGGCGGCCATGA
- a CDS encoding UPF0280 family protein, which translates to MNGPQAAMLPDGRRLHLQHGPIDLVIGADGQTADIRNAYRAARGRFETILPGLVEELNVLRRPLEDHAWPAGPVARRMADAVAPHGSVFVTPMAAVAGSVADEVLAVMRDAAPALRRIHVNNGGDIALWLAAGERYDVGLVADPRDGRQVGTARLTAADGVGGIATSGRHGRSLSLGIADSVTVLAPSAAAADAAATLIANAVDLPGHPAVERAPAREIDPDSDLGERPVVIGVGRLPGDDIDAALAAGRRAADDMVRRGLIHSAALWLRGRSVHTEAVTSALRGWPAKRLTTARHFRDRPGSRFRTPAQGGHDAKWAGAGANERKAR; encoded by the coding sequence ATGAACGGACCCCAGGCCGCCATGCTGCCCGACGGCCGCCGTCTGCACCTGCAGCACGGTCCCATCGACCTCGTCATCGGGGCGGACGGGCAAACGGCGGATATCCGCAACGCCTACCGCGCAGCGCGCGGCCGGTTCGAGACGATCCTTCCCGGACTGGTCGAGGAACTGAACGTCCTGCGCCGCCCGCTGGAAGACCACGCCTGGCCGGCAGGGCCGGTGGCGCGGCGCATGGCCGACGCGGTAGCGCCGCACGGAAGCGTCTTCGTCACGCCCATGGCGGCGGTCGCCGGTTCGGTTGCCGACGAGGTGCTGGCCGTCATGCGGGACGCTGCGCCGGCGCTCAGGCGCATTCACGTCAACAATGGCGGCGACATCGCGCTCTGGCTGGCGGCGGGCGAACGCTATGACGTCGGCCTCGTCGCCGACCCGCGCGACGGGCGTCAGGTCGGCACGGCGCGGCTGACGGCGGCGGATGGCGTGGGCGGCATCGCTACCTCCGGCCGCCACGGGCGCAGCCTGAGCCTCGGCATCGCCGATTCCGTGACGGTGCTGGCCCCGAGCGCGGCGGCGGCGGATGCGGCGGCGACCCTGATCGCCAACGCGGTCGATCTGCCCGGCCACCCGGCGGTCGAGCGCGCGCCGGCCCGCGAGATCGATCCCGACAGCGACCTGGGCGAACGACCGGTCGTGATTGGCGTCGGCCGGCTGCCGGGAGACGACATCGACGCCGCGCTGGCGGCGGGCCGACGCGCCGCCGACGACATGGTCCGCCGGGGTCTGATCCATTCTGCGGCTCTATGGCTGCGCGGCCGTTCGGTGCACACCGAAGCTGTCACCTCCGCCCTGCGCGGGTGGCCGGCGAAGCGCCTGACGACTGCCCGGCACTTTCGCGACAGGCCCGGGTCCCGATTCCGGACGCCCGCACAAGGCGGGCATGACGCGAAATGGGCTGGTGCGGGTGCAAACGAGAGGAAAGCCCGATGA
- a CDS encoding aromatic ring-hydroxylating dioxygenase subunit alpha produces MTYVRNHWYVAGWSSEFGDDFTTATILEQDLVLYRAADGEVVAFEDRCPHRALPLSMGKRIGDTIQCGYHGLTFGPDGTCVRVPGQRSIPPQAWVRRFPTHERHGIVWIWMGDAALADPADIFDLPQLSDPGWAAVQGDALRIASNYLNVADNLCDPAHVSFVHPTTLGNAASEDVPVKARRRGDVVEISRWIRNGPPIGFFQAWGGFEGNVDRWHYYYLHAPCIAVIDFGSADAALELSEDRRGEGVQIFALHFMTPVDATNTIDRWMHVRNTATDVPAAGEKISDLLRVAFAEDKAILEAIQRNELKPYDRAPVRVALDAGSNHYHRIVGEMLAAEQDRAEAAE; encoded by the coding sequence ATGACCTATGTCCGCAATCACTGGTACGTGGCCGGCTGGTCGTCGGAATTCGGCGATGACTTCACGACGGCGACGATCCTGGAACAGGACCTCGTGCTCTACCGCGCCGCGGACGGCGAGGTCGTCGCCTTCGAGGACCGTTGCCCCCATCGCGCCCTGCCCCTCTCCATGGGCAAGCGGATCGGCGACACGATCCAGTGCGGCTATCACGGCCTGACCTTCGGACCGGACGGGACTTGCGTCCGAGTGCCCGGTCAACGCTCGATCCCGCCCCAGGCCTGGGTCCGGCGCTTCCCGACGCACGAGCGTCACGGCATCGTCTGGATCTGGATGGGCGACGCCGCGCTGGCCGACCCCGCCGACATCTTCGATCTGCCGCAGCTCTCCGATCCCGGCTGGGCGGCAGTCCAGGGCGACGCGCTCCGCATCGCCTCGAACTATCTCAACGTCGCCGACAATCTCTGCGACCCGGCCCATGTCAGCTTCGTTCACCCGACGACGCTCGGCAACGCCGCGAGCGAGGACGTGCCGGTCAAGGCCCGCCGCCGCGGCGATGTGGTCGAGATCTCGCGCTGGATCCGCAACGGCCCGCCCATCGGCTTCTTCCAGGCCTGGGGCGGCTTCGAAGGCAATGTCGACCGATGGCACTACTACTATCTTCACGCGCCATGCATCGCCGTGATCGACTTCGGCAGCGCCGACGCGGCCCTGGAATTGTCCGAGGACCGGCGCGGCGAGGGCGTGCAGATCTTCGCGTTGCATTTCATGACGCCGGTCGACGCAACGAATACCATCGACCGCTGGATGCACGTCCGCAACACGGCGACCGACGTGCCGGCGGCCGGCGAGAAGATATCCGACCTGCTGCGTGTCGCCTTCGCCGAGGACAAGGCGATCCTGGAGGCCATCCAGCGCAACGAACTGAAGCCATATGACCGGGCGCCGGTCCGCGTGGCGCTCGACGCCGGCTCCAACCATTACCACCGCATCGTCGGCGAGATGCTGGCGGCGGAACAGGACAGGGCGGAGGCCGCGGAATGA
- a CDS encoding MarR family winged helix-turn-helix transcriptional regulator, translating into MSETMALADDYRLDDQVGFRLRQATQRHTAIFAEHMVEGLTPTQFAAMAKLRELGPASQNLLGRRTAMDAATIKGVIDRLRERGLAETRRDPADGRRLLVALTPEGRRVAAEAIAAGRIITEETLGPLNATEQRRLLDLLAKLG; encoded by the coding sequence ATGAGCGAGACCATGGCCCTGGCCGACGACTACCGCCTGGACGACCAGGTCGGCTTCCGCCTGCGCCAGGCGACCCAGCGCCACACGGCAATCTTCGCCGAACACATGGTGGAGGGGCTGACGCCGACGCAGTTCGCGGCCATGGCGAAGCTGCGCGAACTGGGTCCCGCCTCCCAGAACCTGCTGGGCCGGCGCACGGCGATGGACGCGGCGACCATCAAGGGCGTGATCGACCGGCTGCGCGAGCGAGGCTTGGCGGAGACGCGCCGCGACCCCGCGGACGGCCGGCGGCTGCTGGTGGCGCTGACGCCGGAAGGCAGGCGCGTCGCTGCGGAGGCCATCGCGGCCGGGCGCATCATCACCGAGGAGACGCTGGGACCGCTCAACGCCACCGAGCAGCGGCGCCTGCTCGACCTGCTGGCGAAGCTGGGCTGA
- a CDS encoding hydantoinase/oxoprolinase family protein yields MSDTGDNKGEIIVGVDVGGTFTDILLFDRGRGRVRVAKVPTTPENQAGGVIAALEAVEADLPSVDLIVHGTTTTTNAILERKLEPTGLITTRGFRDVLEVGRRTRPQPYGMTGVFRPVIPRDLRLEVTERSDAGGNVVTPLDEDEVREAAEALKAKGCTSLVIHFLHAYVNPSHERRAAEIAAGIWPNGYITTGHSLLSEFREYERGVTAAVNAAVQPILHRYVDRLQSELKSRGFQRDLLVMNGNGGMVSARTVAREAAKTVMSGPASGVMAAAYTGRRAGFRNLITYDMGGTSTDVALIRDTAPPVSHELEIEYALPIHVPMVDVQTIGSGGGSIARIDEAGLLQVGPESAGADPGPICYGRGGRQPTISDAHFVLGRINPAHLLSGGGGATAEDIAKVFAAVIGAPLGLDAAEAAAAVLRIANMKMAGAVRMVSIARGHDPRDFALLAFGGGGPLHAVSIARELGIPRVLVPPRPGITNALGCVVADVRHDFVNTVNHPLDGVDIADCRSILARQIETGRRLVAEEPVEVDDIRIAHSADMQFIGQTHILSVPLDGPDITRENLQARFEKAYYERFHVALPEIRANLVNLNTSVIGRRGEIDLASLIDPAGRRGSLEAAQSGNRPVFFDGAWAETPVYWRDHLPADVTIDGPAIVEQIDTTVVIDPGARATGDPDGNLIIEVHT; encoded by the coding sequence ATGAGCGATACCGGCGACAACAAGGGCGAGATCATTGTCGGCGTCGATGTCGGCGGCACCTTCACCGACATCCTGCTGTTCGACCGGGGTCGGGGCCGGGTCCGCGTCGCCAAGGTGCCGACCACGCCGGAGAACCAGGCTGGCGGCGTCATCGCCGCGCTGGAAGCCGTCGAAGCGGATCTGCCTTCTGTCGACCTGATCGTTCACGGCACCACGACGACGACCAACGCCATCCTGGAGCGGAAGCTGGAGCCGACGGGCTTGATCACGACGCGTGGCTTCCGCGACGTGCTCGAGGTCGGACGGCGCACCCGGCCGCAGCCCTATGGCATGACCGGCGTCTTCCGCCCCGTCATCCCGCGCGACCTGCGGCTGGAAGTGACCGAGCGATCCGACGCCGGCGGCAATGTCGTCACGCCGCTGGACGAGGACGAGGTGCGCGAAGCGGCCGAGGCGCTGAAGGCGAAGGGCTGCACCTCGCTGGTCATCCACTTCCTGCACGCCTACGTCAACCCTTCTCACGAGCGCCGCGCCGCGGAGATCGCCGCCGGGATCTGGCCCAACGGCTACATCACCACCGGCCATTCGCTGCTGTCGGAGTTCCGCGAGTACGAGCGCGGCGTCACCGCGGCCGTGAACGCCGCCGTGCAGCCGATCCTGCACCGCTATGTCGACCGGCTGCAGAGCGAGCTGAAATCCAGAGGCTTCCAACGCGACCTCCTGGTCATGAACGGCAATGGCGGCATGGTCTCCGCCCGCACCGTGGCCCGGGAAGCGGCCAAGACGGTGATGTCCGGGCCGGCCTCGGGCGTCATGGCCGCGGCCTATACCGGGCGGCGGGCCGGATTCCGCAACCTGATCACCTATGACATGGGCGGCACCTCGACGGACGTGGCGCTGATCCGCGACACCGCCCCGCCGGTGAGCCACGAGCTGGAGATCGAATACGCCCTGCCGATCCACGTGCCCATGGTCGACGTGCAGACCATCGGCTCGGGCGGCGGCTCCATCGCCCGGATCGACGAGGCCGGCCTGCTGCAGGTCGGGCCCGAGAGCGCCGGCGCCGATCCGGGACCGATCTGCTATGGCCGCGGCGGACGGCAGCCGACGATTTCCGACGCCCATTTCGTGCTTGGCCGCATCAATCCCGCGCATCTGCTCTCGGGCGGCGGAGGCGCCACCGCGGAGGACATCGCGAAGGTCTTCGCCGCGGTCATCGGCGCGCCCCTGGGGCTGGACGCGGCGGAGGCGGCCGCCGCGGTGCTGCGCATCGCCAACATGAAGATGGCAGGCGCCGTGCGCATGGTCTCCATCGCCCGTGGCCACGATCCGCGCGATTTCGCCCTGCTGGCCTTCGGCGGCGGCGGGCCGCTGCATGCGGTATCCATCGCACGGGAACTCGGCATCCCGCGCGTGCTGGTGCCGCCGCGGCCCGGCATCACCAACGCGCTGGGCTGCGTCGTCGCCGACGTCCGCCACGATTTCGTCAACACCGTGAACCACCCGCTGGACGGCGTCGACATCGCCGACTGCCGCTCGATCCTTGCGCGCCAGATCGAGACCGGCCGCCGTCTGGTGGCGGAGGAGCCCGTCGAGGTCGACGACATCCGTATCGCCCACTCGGCCGATATGCAGTTCATCGGCCAGACCCACATCCTGTCGGTGCCGCTGGACGGACCGGACATCACCCGGGAGAATCTGCAGGCGCGCTTCGAGAAGGCCTACTACGAGCGCTTCCACGTCGCCCTGCCGGAAATCCGGGCCAACCTGGTCAACCTCAACACGTCCGTCATCGGCCGCCGGGGCGAAATCGACCTGGCCAGCCTGATCGATCCGGCCGGCCGGCGCGGGAGCCTGGAGGCGGCGCAGAGCGGCAACCGGCCGGTCTTCTTCGATGGCGCATGGGCCGAGACCCCGGTCTACTGGCGCGACCACCTGCCGGCGGACGTGACGATCGACGGCCCGGCCATCGTCGAGCAGATCGATACAACCGTCGTCATCGATCCCGGCGCCCGGGCCACGGGCGACCCGGACGGCAACCTGATCATCGAGGTCCACACATGA
- a CDS encoding hydantoinase B/oxoprolinase family protein: MTEPLDPITLSVIQNGLQQVCDEMDMSFSRSAFSPVIAEANDRSDGIYAADNGELIAQGLMGLPVFVGTMQESTRNLIEFIRDGRALPPEDGDIYIVNDPYLGGTHLMDVRFAMPFYRDGEIFCWLSNTGHWPDIGGAVPGGFSANATAVEQEGLRLPPVKLFKRGEMDPEIYAIICSNIRIADQRIGDIRAQEAALLVGRARLNELLDRFGDETVKQAIAELKRRGARQMRARIAEIPEGVYRAEAFIDSDGVVDEPLVIKLTVEKRDGALRFSFAGSSPPCQGPMNSVIATTRSSVYLAMRHIFPDVPINAGAFEPLEIEDPEGTFLYARYPRPVSGCAAEVSQRIAEAVFAALVQALPDRVTAAPAGSSGNFALGGHDPARGRSYVMYQISGGGYGGNADHDGLTNGCSTIGISKTPPIEVMEQYYPVLYHEYGLREGSGGAGEKRGGFGLKYTVEVRRGEATASFVMDHGRFGPQGVLGGCDGMPNSVTVHRGGRSYVPEHLSKDQDIRVAAGDRIEVGTPGGGGYGDPFRRPAAKVLADIRLGYYTSDQARELFGVVLDPSGRDVDMAATARRRAHPQAAE; this comes from the coding sequence ATGACCGAACCGCTCGACCCCATCACGCTCAGCGTCATTCAGAACGGCCTGCAGCAGGTCTGCGACGAGATGGACATGAGCTTCTCCCGCTCCGCCTTCTCGCCGGTGATCGCGGAAGCCAACGACCGCTCGGACGGCATCTACGCCGCCGACAACGGCGAACTGATCGCCCAGGGACTGATGGGCCTGCCGGTCTTCGTCGGCACCATGCAGGAATCGACGCGGAACCTGATCGAGTTCATCCGCGACGGCCGCGCCCTGCCGCCCGAGGACGGCGACATCTACATCGTCAACGATCCCTATCTGGGCGGCACGCACCTCATGGACGTGCGCTTCGCCATGCCCTTCTACCGCGATGGCGAGATCTTCTGCTGGCTGTCGAACACCGGCCATTGGCCCGACATCGGCGGCGCGGTGCCGGGCGGCTTTTCGGCCAACGCCACCGCAGTGGAGCAGGAGGGGCTGCGCCTGCCGCCGGTGAAGCTGTTCAAGCGCGGCGAGATGGATCCGGAGATCTACGCCATCATCTGCTCCAACATCCGCATCGCCGACCAGCGGATCGGCGACATTCGCGCCCAGGAGGCTGCCCTGCTGGTCGGGCGGGCGCGGCTGAACGAACTGCTCGACCGTTTCGGCGACGAGACGGTGAAACAGGCGATCGCAGAACTGAAGCGCCGCGGCGCCCGGCAGATGCGCGCCAGGATCGCCGAGATACCCGAAGGGGTCTACCGGGCCGAGGCCTTCATCGATTCCGATGGCGTGGTCGACGAACCGCTGGTCATCAAGCTGACGGTCGAGAAGCGCGACGGCGCCCTGCGCTTCAGCTTCGCCGGCTCCAGCCCGCCCTGCCAGGGGCCGATGAACTCGGTGATCGCCACCACCCGGTCCTCGGTCTATCTCGCCATGCGCCACATCTTTCCCGACGTGCCGATCAACGCCGGCGCCTTCGAGCCCCTGGAGATCGAGGATCCGGAGGGCACCTTTCTCTACGCGCGCTATCCGCGGCCGGTATCGGGCTGCGCGGCGGAGGTCAGCCAGCGCATCGCCGAAGCGGTCTTCGCCGCGCTGGTGCAGGCCCTGCCCGACAGGGTCACGGCCGCCCCAGCGGGATCGAGCGGCAACTTCGCCCTGGGCGGGCACGATCCGGCCCGGGGACGCTCCTACGTCATGTACCAGATCTCCGGCGGCGGCTATGGCGGCAATGCCGACCATGACGGACTGACCAACGGCTGCTCGACCATCGGCATCTCCAAGACGCCGCCGATCGAGGTCATGGAGCAGTACTATCCCGTGCTGTACCACGAGTACGGCCTGCGGGAAGGTTCGGGCGGCGCCGGGGAGAAGCGCGGCGGCTTCGGCCTGAAATACACCGTCGAAGTGCGTCGCGGGGAGGCCACCGCCTCCTTCGTCATGGACCACGGCCGCTTCGGGCCGCAGGGAGTTCTGGGCGGCTGCGACGGAATGCCCAACAGCGTCACCGTGCATCGCGGCGGACGCTCCTACGTGCCCGAACATCTCTCGAAGGACCAGGACATCCGGGTTGCCGCGGGCGACAGGATCGAGGTCGGCACGCCCGGCGGCGGCGGCTACGGCGACCCCTTCCGGCGTCCCGCCGCGAAAGTGCTGGCCGACATCCGCCTTGGCTACTACACATCCGACCAGGCACGGGAGCTCTTCGGCGTCGTGCTCGATCCCTCCGGCCGGGACGTGGACATGGCGGCCACGGCGCGGCGGCGCGCGCATCCGCAGGCGGCGGAGTAG
- the rpsT gene encoding 30S ribosomal protein S20, with the protein MANIKSSEKDIRRTATRTARNVARRSRMRTYVKRVEVALAAGDAEAANKALQIAQSELDKAAQKGVIKRNAAARKVSRLNARTRALASA; encoded by the coding sequence ATGGCAAACATCAAATCATCCGAGAAAGACATCCGCCGCACGGCGACGCGCACCGCGCGCAACGTGGCCCGGCGCAGCCGGATGCGGACCTATGTCAAGCGGGTCGAGGTCGCACTGGCCGCCGGCGACGCCGAGGCCGCGAACAAGGCCCTCCAGATCGCGCAGAGCGAACTGGACAAGGCCGCGCAGAAGGGCGTCATCAAGCGCAATGCCGCCGCCCGGAAGGTGTCCCGCCTCAACGCGCGGACCAGGGCCCTGGCTTCCGCCTGA
- the dnaA gene encoding chromosomal replication initiator protein DnaA yields MDDSEALHLLWQRVGGRVRKAVGDAAFKSWLAPLRPVALHDDRAVLLASTAFLKDWVRNNYQQLLLREFQRDVPHIREIAIHVGLEAAGRGTAKEGVTAGEAGSDEAEAAAAPARAAEPAREDTAVEGLTGLLDAALTFDNFVVGKANELAYAAARRVADSDDVAFNPLFLYSGVGLGKTHLMQAIAWHIVRAKPGRRVMYLSAEKFMYQFIRAVRFKDTMAFKEQFRSVDVLMIDDLQFFTDKNSTQEEFFHTFNELVDRKHQVVISADRSPSDLDGMEERVRSRLGWGLVADIHPTDFELRVGILEQKLAMNADVHVPEDVLQFLAHRITSNVRELEGALKRVIAHHELMGREITLDLARDVLADLLRANSRKITIDEIQKKVAEHFSIKITEMSSSRRARAVARPRQVAMYLSKKLTTRSLPDIGRRFGNRDHTTVLHGVRKIEELIQSDSSLAEDVRLLEAALSN; encoded by the coding sequence ATGGACGACAGCGAAGCGCTGCATCTGCTTTGGCAGCGCGTCGGAGGGCGCGTTCGCAAGGCTGTCGGGGACGCCGCCTTCAAGAGCTGGCTGGCGCCTCTGCGCCCCGTGGCGCTGCACGATGACCGCGCCGTACTGCTCGCTTCGACCGCGTTCTTGAAAGATTGGGTGAGGAACAACTACCAACAGTTGTTGCTGCGCGAATTCCAGCGTGACGTGCCGCACATCCGCGAGATCGCCATCCATGTCGGCCTGGAAGCTGCTGGCCGCGGGACGGCGAAGGAGGGCGTGACCGCCGGAGAGGCCGGCAGCGACGAAGCCGAGGCTGCGGCCGCCCCCGCGCGGGCGGCCGAACCGGCGCGCGAAGACACGGCCGTGGAGGGGCTGACCGGCCTTCTGGACGCCGCCCTGACCTTCGACAACTTCGTCGTCGGCAAGGCCAACGAACTGGCCTACGCCGCGGCGCGGCGGGTCGCGGATTCCGACGACGTGGCCTTCAACCCGCTGTTCCTCTATTCCGGCGTCGGCCTGGGCAAGACCCACCTGATGCAGGCCATCGCCTGGCACATCGTGCGCGCCAAGCCCGGACGCCGGGTGATGTACCTGTCGGCCGAGAAGTTCATGTACCAGTTCATCCGCGCGGTCCGCTTCAAGGACACCATGGCGTTCAAGGAGCAGTTCCGCTCCGTCGACGTGCTGATGATCGACGACCTGCAGTTCTTCACCGACAAGAACTCCACCCAGGAGGAATTCTTTCACACCTTCAACGAGCTGGTGGACCGCAAGCACCAGGTCGTGATCTCCGCCGACCGTTCGCCCTCCGACCTGGACGGCATGGAGGAGCGCGTGCGCTCCCGGCTGGGCTGGGGACTGGTGGCCGATATCCACCCCACCGACTTCGAGCTCCGCGTCGGCATCCTGGAGCAGAAACTGGCGATGAACGCCGACGTCCATGTTCCCGAGGATGTGCTGCAGTTCCTGGCGCACAGGATCACCTCCAACGTGCGGGAACTGGAAGGCGCACTGAAGCGGGTCATCGCCCATCACGAGCTGATGGGCCGGGAAATCACGCTGGACCTCGCCCGCGACGTCCTGGCCGATCTGCTGCGCGCCAATTCGCGCAAGATCACCATCGACGAAATCCAGAAGAAGGTGGCCGAGCACTTCTCCATCAAGATCACCGAGATGTCGTCCAGCCGCCGCGCCCGCGCCGTCGCCCGGCCGCGCCAGGTCGCCATGTATCTCTCCAAGAAGCTGACCACGCGCAGCCTGCCCGACATCGGCAGGCGCTTCGGCAACCGCGATCATACGACGGTGTTGCACGGGGTGCGGAAGATCGAGGAACTCATCCAGAGCGACTCCAGCCTGGCCGAGGACGTGCGCCTGCTGGAGGCCGCACTTTCCAACTGA
- the dnaN gene encoding DNA polymerase III subunit beta, whose product MKLTIERAALLSTLGHVQSVVERRNTIPILSHVQIEAGSDAVRFRATDLELAIVEENDARVDTPGTATAPAHTLYDIVRKLPDGADVELSLDQERRRLVLQSGRSRFALACLPNEDFPTFEDDELPHSFHMAAEELRTLVERTRFAISTEETRYYLNGVYMHASDDGKKLRAVATDGHRLARFEIDAPAGAEALPGVIVPRKAIAEIHRLLGDTDKDVAISVSETKIRFALGRSVLTSKLIDGSFPDYERVIPSNNERRLEVDAKIFTSAVDRVSTISTEKSRAVKLSMDSERLVLSANSPDAGSASEEIAVSYDAPAMEIGFNSRYLMEIASQIDGESALFELSDAAAPTIIRDPQDASALYVLMPMRV is encoded by the coding sequence ATGAAACTGACCATTGAACGCGCCGCTCTCCTGTCCACGCTGGGCCATGTGCAGAGCGTGGTGGAACGGCGCAATACCATCCCGATCCTGAGCCACGTGCAGATCGAGGCGGGCTCGGACGCGGTCAGGTTTCGCGCCACCGACCTGGAGCTTGCCATCGTCGAGGAGAACGACGCCAGGGTCGACACGCCCGGCACCGCGACGGCGCCGGCGCACACGCTCTACGATATCGTGCGCAAGCTGCCTGACGGCGCGGACGTGGAACTGAGTCTGGATCAGGAACGCCGCCGCCTGGTGCTGCAGTCAGGCCGTTCCCGCTTCGCGCTGGCCTGCCTGCCGAACGAGGACTTCCCGACGTTCGAGGATGACGAGCTGCCGCACAGCTTTCACATGGCGGCCGAGGAACTGCGCACCCTGGTCGAGCGCACGCGGTTTGCGATTTCCACCGAGGAAACCCGCTACTATCTGAACGGCGTCTACATGCACGCCAGCGATGACGGCAAGAAGCTGCGCGCCGTCGCCACGGACGGTCACAGGCTGGCGCGCTTCGAGATCGACGCCCCGGCGGGCGCGGAGGCCCTGCCGGGCGTCATCGTGCCCCGCAAGGCGATCGCCGAGATCCACCGGCTGCTGGGCGACACCGACAAGGACGTCGCCATTTCCGTCAGCGAGACCAAGATCCGCTTCGCGCTGGGCCGGTCGGTGCTGACGTCGAAACTGATCGATGGCTCCTTCCCCGACTATGAGCGGGTGATCCCGTCCAACAACGAACGCCGCCTGGAGGTCGACGCGAAGATCTTCACCAGCGCGGTGGACCGGGTCTCCACCATCTCGACCGAGAAATCGCGGGCGGTGAAACTCTCCATGGACAGCGAGCGGCTGGTGCTGTCGGCCAACAGCCCCGACGCCGGCAGCGCCTCCGAGGAGATCGCCGTCAGCTACGATGCGCCGGCCATGGAGATCGGCTTCAACTCGCGCTATCTGATGGAGATCGCGTCGCAGATCGACGGCGAGAGCGCGCTTTTCGAGCTTTCCGACGCCGCGGCGCCCACCATCATCCGCGATCCGCAGGATGCTTCGGCGCTCTACGTCCTGATGCCGATGCGGGTCTGA